The genomic segment CCGGGATACGGCCGCCCGGCATCTCACGCAGCCAGGCCGCGTACGACAGGAACTCCCGGACCGTGTAGCTGCGGAACACGCCGAACTCCTGGGGGAGGTAGCCGAGACGACGCCGGATCAAGTACTTCGCGCTCGTCAGCGGCGCATCCACCCTCCACCCCGGCGACCCGTACGGTGCCCGCCCGTCCGGTGTTCCACCCGGCACCCCTGCCTCCGCGCCCCGTGCGAGCGCCGCCCGTGTGAGGTTCCGCATGACGAGGGTGCCGAGGCCGCGGCGGCGGTGGGCCGGGGACGTCTCTGCCCGGTCGACGACCGCCGTAGCTCCCGGCGGGCCGATCTGGCCCCGCGCGGCCGGGGAGCCGTCCGGCGCGGCCACTATCACCCGGGTCACGCCCCCGCGCGACCAGGTGCGCAGCCGATAGCCATCGGGGACGGGGGCGACCCTCGACGACTCCGCGATGGCCCTTGAGCCATACGCCGGTGCGGTGCCTGTGACGGCCTCCGCGACCTTCCGGACCGTCGCCTCCTCCGCCCCCTCGTCGACCACCGAGAACCCCTTCTCCGTCCCCTGGTGTCCGGTGCCGTTTGTCGTTGCATCGCGACCGGTTGCTTAGGTGCGGGACGAAGAGATGGGCTGCGGTGTGGGCCCGGATTCTCTGCAGCTTGAGTCTGCGTTTTCCGTGCGTTGCTGCGTGGTTTCGTAGGCGAGAGTGGGCAAGGCTTGTCAGCGTGTAGCCACTCGTCGATCACTGCCTTGTGGCAGTGGCTGCATTTCAATGGTTGATGCCGCAACTCTCTTGCGTAGAAGATCCGTTCACGGCGCTGCCGCTGGCTGGCGTGCTTGACTTGCAGTATGTCGATGACTCTTGGCGTCTCTCGGCCTGATCGGGCTGCCCACATGCTGCGAGCTGCTGCGGGCGGATCTAGGCGCGCGTATAATCACCAACTGATCGATCTGCTCGACATCGGACACAACACGGAACGCGCTCAGCTCGCTTCGAGCGGCAAGTCGGTCCTCTCCGCCGTCGGCATCGGCGTGACATTTGGCCTCGTCTGTGGCTCCTACTCCATGACGACGGGGGCGTGATGGCGGACTTCGGCCGTACAGCGCGGCTGAGGCTCCTCGGTATCGGGGTCGCAGCCGGGGCCGTCCTTACCGCCGGCGGCGTCTTCGCCGTCACGTCGCTCGGCGACGGGAGCACTGAGCGTGGGACCGAAGCGAAGCCGTCCCCGAGCGTGTCCAGCACCACCGAGTCGCCGCGCAAGGTCAAGGAGTACACCCCAGCCACCGCTCCCCGCCTGTCGCTGCTCAAGCCCAAGTCGAACGCGGACGGTATCGGTACCGGTTTCGAATACTCCTCATTCGGCGCCACATCCGCCGCAGTCTCCTACTGGGAGGGCCTTGATCTGCTGGACGACGTGATCGCCCACAAGCAGTGGACAGCCATCGCCGCCAAAGACTCCCCGGAAACGATCGACCAGGGCGTCAGCGAGGTGAGGAAGCTCCGCGAAGGCGTGGGACTGCCGCCGTCAGGCGGAACCCCCGACGGCATCACCTTCAGCACCAACGTGAAGGCCGTCCTCACCCGCTCACTCGACAAGAGCGGAGACATTGTCGTCGTGTGGATGTCCTACGACCGGTTCGCGACTATCCGCGGCAAAGGCGCTGACGACGACCCACTGAGGGACGAGACCACCAACCTGATTCTCAAGTGGGATGGCAGTGACTGGAAGGTCACCACAGAGGCCAAGTACACGGCCAAGGTGACAGGACCACGCTCCTACGCCCCAGACAGCAAGTGGGCGTTCGCGGCCGGATGGCGGCAAGTCTCCGGTGGCTAGCCAGACAGCTGCAGACGGCGTTGACGACGTGGGTGATGTTGAAGCGGGTGAGGAAGTCCAGGCCGAAGAAGCCGAGGAAGTCCATGGCGAGCATCTTCGGTGTGGCGGCTGGCGGGACGGTGACGTAGAGGACCGGGAGCCGGGCGCGGGCGCGTGGGTGGCGTTTGCGGACGGCGATCTCGTGGGCCCGCCCGAGCTGGGAGAGGGCGGTGGTCTTGCCGGTGCCGGAGGCGCAGCTGATGATGCCCCGGCGTGCGGAGATCTGCTGGTGGCGGCTGGTGTGTGGGGCGGGGCGGTGTGCCGGTGGTGCGAGCGGCGCCCGCGCGCCGGTCAGGGGCGCGTGGAGGGTGCGTGCGCCTTTATGTGGTGCAGGAGGGCTGTTAGTTGGGGGTGGTGGGTGTGGAGTACGACGGTTGGGGCCTCGCTTTCGCGGAGGGCGAGGGTTACTTCCGC from the Streptomyces sp. NBC_00310 genome contains:
- a CDS encoding GNAT family N-acetyltransferase, whose protein sequence is MVDEGAEEATVRKVAEAVTGTAPAYGSRAIAESSRVAPVPDGYRLRTWSRGGVTRVIVAAPDGSPAARGQIGPPGATAVVDRAETSPAHRRRGLGTLVMRNLTRAALARGAEAGVPGGTPDGRAPYGSPGWRVDAPLTSAKYLIRRRLGYLPQEFGVFRSYTVREFLSYAAWLREMPGGRIPEAVAGAAEAVGLQDRLGHRLRTLSGGMKQRVGIAQSIVNSPTLLLLDEPTAGLDPQQRSDFHSLVRRRGRTACVVVSTHLMEDVEGACDDVTVLSRGRVAFHGPLDALDAAGGYAAVVAA